In Chromobacterium rhizoryzae, one genomic interval encodes:
- a CDS encoding phage tail protein I: protein MADVTPNLLVRDARFGPLARLSERLGDIDPGGLLVYLVDAAKPELLPLLAEQFHIDGDEGWLLTQSERQRRDLIKQSIELHRHKGTPWALREVFRILGVTVELEEWWQRQPPAAPHTFELTAWANDNLLPGQALLNPELYRRLRRMVELAKPARSTYRFKLGARFNGRLGLASAAQARALIRRSAETAPMRLAPQQPLTLSSAAQIYGVVHVTMEASL from the coding sequence ATGGCTGATGTGACCCCCAATCTGCTGGTGCGCGACGCGCGCTTCGGCCCGCTGGCCCGGCTGAGCGAACGCTTGGGCGACATCGATCCAGGCGGCTTGTTGGTTTATCTAGTGGACGCGGCCAAGCCGGAGTTGTTGCCCCTGTTGGCCGAGCAATTCCATATCGACGGCGATGAAGGCTGGCTGCTGACCCAGAGCGAGCGGCAGCGCCGAGATCTGATCAAGCAGAGCATAGAACTGCATCGACACAAGGGCACGCCCTGGGCGCTGCGCGAAGTGTTCCGCATCCTCGGCGTGACGGTGGAACTGGAGGAGTGGTGGCAGCGCCAGCCGCCGGCCGCGCCCCATACCTTCGAATTGACCGCCTGGGCCAACGACAATCTGTTGCCCGGCCAGGCCTTGTTGAATCCCGAGCTTTACCGCCGGCTACGGCGCATGGTGGAGCTCGCCAAGCCGGCGCGCAGCACTTATCGCTTCAAGCTGGGCGCGCGCTTCAACGGCCGCTTGGGCCTGGCTTCGGCCGCTCAGGCGCGCGCGTTGATCCGCCGCAGCGCCGAGACGGCGCCGATGCGGCTGGCGCCGCAGCAGCCGCTGACCCTTTCATCCGCCGCGCAGATCTATGGCGTGGTCCACGTCACCATGGAGGCATCGTTGTGA
- a CDS encoding DoxX family protein has protein sequence MDKWITLLARVLLAQVFILAGIGKLGAGYAATQGYMAAMGVPGFLLPLVIALEIGGGLALALGVRARWVALLLAGFSVASALLFHWEPGNSQQMIQLTKNLAMAGGLLMVFAHGAGKLSWDGRKD, from the coding sequence ATGGACAAATGGATCACATTGCTTGCCCGCGTGCTGTTGGCTCAGGTCTTCATCCTGGCCGGGATAGGCAAACTCGGCGCCGGCTACGCCGCCACCCAGGGTTATATGGCCGCGATGGGCGTGCCCGGCTTCTTGCTGCCGCTGGTGATCGCTTTGGAAATCGGCGGCGGCCTGGCCTTGGCGCTGGGCGTGCGAGCGCGCTGGGTGGCCTTGCTGCTGGCCGGTTTCTCGGTCGCCTCGGCGCTGCTCTTCCACTGGGAACCGGGCAATAGCCAGCAAATGATCCAGCTGACCAAGAACCTGGCCATGGCCGGCGGCCTGCTGATGGTGTTCGCCCACGGCGCGGGCAAGCTGTCCTGGGACGGCCGCAAGGACTGA
- a CDS encoding GPW/gp25 family protein, producing the protein MTRISDISSLHWQPALQARDQASPADIVENLDDIHQALRIILGTPKGSDPLRPEFGSDLFRYLDYPVDRARPHVVREAVEAISHPLYGEPRVAVARVFYSVGGNGDARLSVQWRLADGVIRETELRL; encoded by the coding sequence ATGACCCGCATATCCGACATCTCCTCCTTGCACTGGCAGCCGGCCTTGCAGGCCCGCGATCAGGCATCCCCCGCTGACATCGTCGAAAACCTCGACGACATCCATCAGGCCTTGCGCATCATCTTGGGCACGCCCAAGGGCAGCGATCCGCTGCGGCCGGAGTTTGGCAGCGATTTGTTCCGCTACCTGGACTACCCGGTGGATCGGGCCCGGCCGCATGTGGTGCGCGAGGCGGTTGAGGCGATCAGCCACCCCTTGTACGGCGAACCGCGCGTCGCCGTGGCGCGAGTGTTCTACAGTGTGGGCGGCAACGGCGACGCGCGGCTCAGCGTGCAATGGCGGCTGGCCGACGGCGTGATCCGCGAAACCGAGTTGCGGCTATGA
- a CDS encoding efflux transporter outer membrane subunit produces MLKRALIPSLVALALTACAVGPDYSRPKLELPDSAQAQNPAIALDWWKQFNDPVLDQLIAQALEHNQDLAAASARVDEAAAQAGIARAQLLPALNANAGYQRGRASSTTSTPGAPLVSDVRNANLTASWELDLWGKLRRGNEAARADFAASRFARDSSKLAIAAQTAQTYFQLRAYDAQLDIAKRTLQSREESLKLQTKRFKGGLISELDQQQAEAEAASARAKVPQIASALEQTESALGVLLGHSPKQLVAGGIQRGQSLDALSAPPEVPAGLSSSLLERRPDIAASEQQLVAANARIGVARAAYFPSISLSGALGSQSLSLDTLFTGPTRTWSFVGNLAAPVFNFGQTGYSVDAASARQKQALAQYQKTVQSAFKDALDALSGYGAAREIQAAQTTQFQALNKSLRLANLRYDNGYASYLDVLDAQRNSFQAELGLVSAKLDQLNAVVGLYKALGGGWEAPAKS; encoded by the coding sequence ATGCTTAAACGCGCCCTGATTCCCTCATTGGTGGCGCTGGCGCTGACCGCTTGCGCGGTCGGCCCCGACTACAGCCGCCCCAAACTGGAGCTGCCGGACAGCGCCCAGGCCCAGAACCCGGCCATCGCCCTGGACTGGTGGAAGCAGTTCAACGATCCGGTGCTGGATCAGTTGATCGCCCAAGCCCTGGAACACAACCAGGACCTGGCCGCCGCCTCCGCCCGCGTCGACGAAGCCGCGGCCCAGGCCGGCATCGCCCGCGCCCAGCTGCTGCCGGCGCTGAACGCCAACGCCGGTTATCAGCGCGGCCGCGCTTCCAGCACGACAAGCACGCCGGGCGCGCCGCTGGTCAGCGACGTGCGCAACGCCAACCTCACCGCGTCTTGGGAACTGGACCTGTGGGGCAAGCTGCGCCGCGGCAATGAAGCGGCCCGCGCCGACTTCGCCGCCAGCCGTTTCGCCCGCGACAGCTCGAAGCTGGCGATCGCCGCGCAAACCGCGCAGACCTATTTCCAGCTGCGCGCCTACGACGCCCAGTTGGACATCGCCAAGCGCACGCTGCAAAGCCGCGAGGAATCGCTGAAGCTGCAGACCAAGCGCTTCAAGGGCGGCTTGATCTCGGAGCTGGACCAGCAGCAGGCCGAGGCCGAGGCGGCCTCCGCCCGCGCCAAGGTGCCGCAGATCGCCAGCGCGCTGGAGCAGACCGAAAGCGCGCTGGGCGTGCTGCTCGGCCACTCGCCCAAGCAGCTGGTGGCCGGCGGCATTCAGCGCGGTCAAAGCCTGGACGCGCTGTCCGCCCCGCCGGAAGTGCCGGCCGGGCTGTCCTCCAGCCTGCTGGAGCGTCGGCCGGACATCGCCGCCAGCGAGCAGCAACTGGTTGCCGCCAACGCCCGCATCGGCGTGGCGCGCGCGGCCTACTTCCCCAGCATCAGCCTGAGCGGGGCGCTGGGTTCGCAAAGCCTGTCGCTGGACACCCTGTTCACCGGCCCGACGCGGACCTGGAGCTTTGTCGGCAATCTGGCGGCGCCGGTGTTCAACTTCGGCCAGACCGGCTACTCGGTGGACGCGGCCAGCGCGCGGCAGAAGCAGGCGCTGGCGCAGTATCAGAAGACGGTGCAAAGCGCGTTCAAGGACGCGCTGGACGCGCTGTCCGGCTACGGCGCGGCGCGGGAGATCCAGGCAGCGCAGACCACGCAGTTCCAGGCCTTGAACAAATCGCTGCGCCTGGCCAATCTGCGTTACGACAACGGCTACGCCAGCTATCTGGACGTGCTGGACGCGCAACGCAACAGCTTCCAGGCGGAGCTGGGCCTGGTCAGCGCCAAGCTGGACCAACTGAATGCCGTGGTGGGCCTGTACAAGGCGCTGGGCGGCGGCTGGGAAGCCCCGGCCAAGTCCTGA
- a CDS encoding phage tail-collar fiber domain-containing protein gives MSTPLAPLITAAGLAAIWRASNDGVSAQITHIALGDGAYAPAQSQTKLRGEQARYPIAGGERLGNTQIHLTAIADDDKAFWVREIGFILADGTLLAVWSDPKAALAYKAADVQLLLAYDLALNALPPNSVTIQSSGAGLNLSLASELAALAAAQISEATRGLERDDRIRAQADKQQVLEPQVAALQSQSRALEQEHAADKRAGLELATANAAAIVSLQHLFVKQHLGI, from the coding sequence GTGAGCACCCCCTTAGCACCTCTTATCACCGCCGCCGGCCTGGCCGCGATCTGGCGCGCCAGCAATGACGGCGTGTCCGCGCAGATCACTCACATCGCCTTGGGCGACGGCGCTTACGCGCCTGCGCAGAGCCAGACCAAATTGCGCGGCGAACAGGCGCGCTACCCTATCGCCGGCGGCGAACGGCTGGGCAATACCCAGATCCATCTGACCGCCATCGCCGACGACGACAAGGCGTTTTGGGTGCGCGAGATCGGCTTCATCCTGGCGGACGGCACTTTGCTGGCAGTCTGGTCGGACCCGAAGGCGGCGCTGGCCTATAAGGCCGCCGATGTGCAATTGCTGCTGGCCTATGACCTGGCCTTGAACGCGCTGCCGCCGAACAGCGTCACCATCCAGTCCAGCGGTGCCGGCCTCAACCTGAGTTTGGCCAGCGAGTTGGCGGCTTTGGCCGCCGCCCAGATCAGCGAGGCCACCCGCGGTTTGGAGCGCGACGATCGCATCCGCGCGCAGGCGGACAAGCAGCAGGTGCTGGAACCGCAGGTGGCCGCCCTGCAAAGCCAAAGCCGAGCATTGGAGCAGGAGCATGCCGCCGATAAACGCGCTGGCCTGGAACTGGCCACTGCCAACGCGGCGGCCATCGTCAGTCTCCAGCATTTGTTCGTGAAACAACATCTGGGCATTTGA
- a CDS encoding phage tail protein, translating into MANEFFTLLTASGKAKLAAAQANGAPLQISQMAVGDGDNGGYYTPSESQTALKHETWRGALNHLAVDPNNPNWVVAEAVLPDTVGGFYIREVGLFDSRGDLIAVGKFPESYKPLLAAGSNKQLYVRMILEVSNTAAVTLLVDPSVVLATRSAVEQRIAEELAKRDLPLTALPLPCVATADNRMAVTAAAVAGQGGTVSVPAGIAISLGQDTQSGAGKAGTFVTSAWTSPVLAPGSEYFLRAQIVSGTLTCYVQKGVLTDAAPASLKGAANGAAGGGFFSTALDICLARVITGAAGSAPVVQKVINRGAASWSATMNGSGTVYLPFDPFIKTGRITASTITPHPTQISQISHGSGGWTGAAYWLGCPTGTGGGTANMSSYSNWTGPAAVLITSNNVVGDMVVSTCTGMFEHIAGKSMWQVLQMEHQIGDATGANGDEHLMGEGTKNLLPADYDNGLAISYSNCVNALLTWEVVR; encoded by the coding sequence ATGGCCAATGAGTTTTTCACGCTTCTCACCGCCAGCGGCAAGGCCAAGCTGGCGGCGGCGCAAGCCAACGGCGCGCCGCTGCAGATCAGCCAGATGGCGGTGGGCGACGGCGACAACGGCGGGTATTACACGCCCAGCGAGAGCCAGACCGCGCTCAAGCACGAAACCTGGCGCGGCGCGCTCAACCACCTGGCGGTGGATCCGAACAACCCCAACTGGGTGGTGGCGGAGGCGGTGCTGCCGGATACGGTGGGCGGTTTTTACATCCGCGAGGTGGGCCTGTTCGACAGCCGCGGCGATCTGATCGCCGTCGGCAAATTTCCCGAGAGTTACAAGCCGCTGCTGGCGGCCGGCTCCAACAAGCAGCTCTATGTGCGGATGATTCTGGAAGTGTCCAACACCGCGGCGGTCACTCTGTTGGTGGACCCCAGCGTGGTGCTGGCCACGCGTTCCGCGGTGGAGCAGCGCATCGCCGAGGAGTTGGCGAAGCGGGACTTGCCCCTGACCGCCTTGCCGCTGCCCTGCGTGGCGACGGCGGACAACCGGATGGCGGTGACCGCGGCAGCGGTGGCGGGCCAGGGCGGCACGGTGTCGGTGCCGGCCGGCATCGCCATCAGCCTGGGGCAGGACACTCAATCCGGCGCCGGCAAAGCGGGGACCTTCGTCACCAGCGCCTGGACCAGCCCGGTATTGGCGCCCGGCAGCGAGTACTTCCTGCGCGCCCAGATTGTGTCCGGCACCTTGACTTGCTATGTGCAGAAAGGGGTGTTGACGGACGCGGCGCCGGCGTCCTTGAAGGGGGCCGCCAATGGCGCGGCGGGAGGCGGTTTCTTCTCCACGGCCTTGGATATCTGTTTGGCCAGGGTGATCACCGGCGCGGCCGGCAGCGCGCCCGTTGTGCAAAAAGTGATCAATCGCGGCGCAGCCAGCTGGTCCGCGACGATGAATGGCTCCGGCACCGTCTATCTGCCGTTCGATCCCTTCATCAAAACCGGGCGGATCACCGCGTCGACGATCACGCCGCATCCGACGCAAATTTCGCAAATTAGTCATGGCAGCGGGGGCTGGACGGGCGCCGCCTATTGGTTGGGCTGCCCTACCGGCACCGGCGGCGGTACGGCGAACATGTCCAGTTACTCGAACTGGACGGGCCCCGCCGCCGTGCTCATCACGTCCAATAACGTGGTGGGCGATATGGTGGTGTCCACCTGCACCGGCATGTTCGAGCACATCGCCGGCAAGTCGATGTGGCAGGTCTTGCAGATGGAGCATCAAATCGGCGACGCCACGGGCGCAAACGGCGATGAGCATTTGATGGGGGAGGGCACCAAGAACCTGTTGCCCGCCGATTACGACAACGGCTTGGCCATCAGTTACAGCAACTGCGTCAATGCCTTGCTGACTTGGGAGGTGGTGCGATGA
- a CDS encoding baseplate assembly protein, producing MTPDLPKFIDDDPHLVTAELIDAYQKMSGKTLYPGQVERLLIDLIAYRESVVRAAFNDAGRQNLVAFARAPMLDYLGELVGVSRLPAQHARCTVRIAFSQPLALAQLIPAQTLVAGGGVQFQTLASQIAPAGSSSVDVPVSAVEAGAAGNGFVPGQINALVDELDVDASVVNIDTSAGGADAEDDERLRARIRLAPESFSVAGSAASYRHHALRAHQDIADVAVISASLQQQNGELQSANQVPPGVVRLYPLTKTGMPPDSLLSVVAAACSADRVRPLTDLVEVLPPEDYGYRVRARLTPYRDVDPKTVQQQAQAAVGAFVQAQAERLGRDIVPSQLIATLSVSGVYQVTLLEPAATQVVPPQGWSHCTGIQLEMTGGQDG from the coding sequence ATGACCCCAGACTTGCCCAAGTTCATTGATGACGATCCGCATCTCGTCACCGCCGAGCTGATCGACGCCTACCAGAAGATGAGCGGCAAGACGCTCTATCCCGGCCAGGTGGAGCGTTTGCTGATCGATTTGATCGCCTATCGCGAAAGCGTGGTTCGCGCCGCCTTCAACGACGCCGGCCGTCAAAACCTGGTGGCCTTCGCTCGCGCGCCCATGCTGGACTACCTGGGCGAATTGGTCGGCGTCAGCCGCTTGCCGGCCCAGCACGCGCGCTGCACGGTGCGCATCGCCTTCTCCCAGCCGCTGGCGCTGGCGCAGCTGATTCCGGCGCAGACCCTGGTGGCCGGCGGCGGCGTGCAGTTCCAAACGCTGGCCAGCCAGATTGCGCCCGCCGGCAGCAGCAGCGTCGACGTGCCGGTCAGCGCGGTGGAGGCCGGCGCCGCCGGCAACGGCTTTGTGCCGGGCCAGATCAACGCTCTGGTGGATGAACTGGACGTGGACGCCAGCGTGGTCAATATCGACACCAGCGCCGGCGGCGCCGACGCCGAGGACGACGAGCGTTTGCGCGCGCGCATTAGGCTGGCGCCGGAGTCGTTCAGCGTGGCCGGCAGCGCCGCCTCCTATCGTCACCACGCGCTGCGCGCGCATCAGGACATCGCCGACGTGGCGGTGATCAGCGCCAGCCTGCAACAGCAGAACGGCGAATTGCAAAGCGCCAATCAGGTGCCGCCCGGCGTGGTGCGGCTATACCCGCTGACCAAGACCGGCATGCCGCCGGACAGCCTGCTCAGCGTGGTGGCCGCCGCCTGCAGCGCCGACCGGGTGCGGCCGCTGACCGATCTGGTGGAGGTCTTGCCGCCGGAGGATTACGGCTACCGGGTGCGCGCGAGGCTGACGCCGTATCGCGACGTCGATCCCAAAACCGTGCAACAGCAGGCGCAGGCCGCCGTCGGCGCTTTCGTGCAGGCGCAGGCGGAGCGCTTGGGCCGCGACATCGTGCCGTCGCAGCTGATCGCCACGCTGTCGGTGTCCGGCGTTTACCAGGTGACTTTGCTGGAGCCGGCCGCCACCCAGGTGGTGCCGCCGCAGGGCTGGTCGCACTGCACCGGCATTCAGCTGGAAATGACCGGAGGCCAGGATGGCTGA
- a CDS encoding phage tail protein I, with amino-acid sequence MPNILAKDERFGQLAQLTTRLGDADLSTLLVYLVDQVDAGWLPALAEQFHVAGDEGWRLSQGERQRRELIKQSIHLHRSKGTRWSLQQVLATLALSGQISEWFEYGGKPYHFKIQIDLAARGIDAATLAALEAMINEYKNARSVLERLALVLSNRSAVPVLALTTQAGELATVLPFQPVSLEQRASLNAALALDSVETATVYPFQTTALRQQAPVTLGLAHASVETVTLYPAA; translated from the coding sequence GTGCCCAATATTTTGGCCAAGGACGAACGCTTCGGCCAACTGGCGCAGCTCACCACCCGCTTGGGCGACGCCGATCTGAGCACCTTGCTGGTCTATCTGGTGGATCAGGTGGACGCCGGCTGGCTGCCGGCGCTGGCCGAGCAATTCCATGTCGCCGGCGACGAGGGCTGGCGCCTGAGCCAGGGCGAGCGCCAGCGGCGCGAGCTGATCAAACAGTCCATCCACCTGCACCGCAGCAAGGGCACGCGCTGGTCCTTGCAACAGGTGCTGGCCACGCTGGCCTTGTCCGGCCAGATCAGCGAATGGTTCGAATACGGCGGCAAGCCTTATCACTTCAAAATCCAAATCGACCTGGCCGCCCGCGGCATAGACGCCGCCACGCTGGCGGCGCTGGAGGCGATGATCAACGAGTACAAGAACGCCCGCTCGGTGCTGGAGCGGCTGGCGCTGGTGTTGAGCAACCGCAGCGCCGTTCCGGTGCTGGCCTTGACCACCCAGGCCGGCGAACTGGCCACCGTGCTGCCGTTCCAGCCGGTGTCGCTGGAGCAGCGCGCCAGCTTGAACGCCGCGCTGGCGTTAGACAGCGTGGAGACCGCTACTGTCTATCCGTTTCAGACGACGGCGCTGCGGCAGCAGGCGCCGGTGACGCTGGGCCTGGCGCACGCCAGCGTCGAGACGGTCACGCTTTATCCCGCAGCATGA
- a CDS encoding methyl-accepting chemotaxis protein: protein MITTIKGKILASSGLLILIGFCVLAGVNIYASYQSAEKAVLDNAKLLAESEAGQVQRLLGKTYDSAQVVAESAVAVKHNLPPNARQLISDIVKGQLPNNPDAVGYWAIWEPNALDGRDAELAGKEHNDKTGRSGVYWYRKSGKIDVVWGGEGVDDSAYYTEPRKTGKPMLTEPYVDPDIKILMGTISFPLSSNGKVLGVAGCDIALGHLQELAAKVKPYQSGFMSLYSNSGVQLAGRDPALNGKADAGLPAAAKTAIKGGQPAEYDSDDGFRHFIMPITVGEAGMPWAVRISIPLSEAFAPVRAASWQSALISLGILALILLLLGATLSQLLRPLGRLQSAMSELASGSGDLTRALPIASRDEIGLAAGAFNTFTGSLRTMMLDVRRHAGDVLGSVRQLSGDVDQIRGSSARQSEAANATAASVEQLSVSVSHIAESARVAEQRAREADTLSSEASANVDATVREIGRISQTVRELAEVLSGMQQRSDQISGIVSVIRDIADQTNLLALNAAIEAARAGEMGRGFAVVADEVRKLAERTAQATLEISGVIQTMQQDTTKASDSMDGALRQVDQGVKLAEESAQSIQQISGHAQQVVESVGDIAASTSEQSSASQEIARHIENIHGMLLQTDESISQAQQATTLLARLGEELDSLIGKFKL from the coding sequence ATGATCACCACCATCAAGGGCAAGATTCTGGCCAGTTCCGGCCTGCTGATCCTGATCGGTTTTTGCGTGCTGGCCGGCGTCAATATCTACGCCAGTTATCAGAGCGCAGAGAAGGCGGTGCTGGACAACGCCAAGCTGTTGGCCGAAAGCGAGGCCGGCCAGGTGCAACGCTTGCTGGGCAAGACTTACGATTCGGCCCAGGTGGTGGCCGAGTCCGCGGTGGCGGTCAAGCACAATCTGCCGCCCAACGCCCGCCAGCTGATATCCGACATCGTCAAAGGCCAGTTGCCCAATAATCCGGACGCGGTCGGCTATTGGGCGATCTGGGAGCCCAACGCGCTGGACGGCCGCGACGCGGAGCTGGCCGGCAAGGAGCACAACGACAAGACCGGCCGCAGCGGCGTGTACTGGTATCGCAAGAGCGGCAAGATCGACGTGGTGTGGGGCGGCGAGGGCGTGGACGACAGCGCCTACTACACCGAGCCGCGCAAGACCGGCAAGCCGATGCTGACCGAGCCTTACGTCGATCCCGACATCAAGATCCTGATGGGCACCATTTCCTTTCCCCTGTCGAGCAACGGCAAGGTCTTGGGCGTGGCCGGCTGCGATATCGCGCTCGGTCATTTGCAGGAGCTGGCCGCCAAGGTCAAGCCTTACCAGAGCGGCTTCATGAGTTTGTATTCCAATAGCGGCGTGCAGCTGGCCGGCCGCGACCCGGCGCTCAACGGCAAGGCGGACGCCGGTCTGCCGGCGGCGGCCAAGACGGCGATCAAGGGCGGCCAGCCGGCGGAATACGACAGCGACGACGGCTTCCGCCACTTCATCATGCCCATCACCGTGGGCGAGGCCGGCATGCCGTGGGCGGTGCGCATTTCCATCCCTTTGAGCGAGGCGTTCGCGCCGGTGCGCGCGGCCAGCTGGCAGTCGGCCTTGATCAGCCTGGGCATTCTGGCGCTGATCCTGTTGCTGCTGGGCGCCACGCTCAGCCAGTTGCTGCGCCCGCTGGGCCGGCTGCAATCGGCGATGAGCGAGCTGGCCTCAGGCAGCGGCGATCTGACCCGGGCGCTGCCCATCGCCAGCCGCGACGAGATCGGCCTGGCCGCCGGCGCCTTCAATACCTTCACCGGCTCGCTGCGCACGATGATGCTGGACGTGCGCCGCCACGCCGGCGATGTGCTGGGTTCGGTGCGCCAGTTGTCCGGCGACGTGGATCAGATCCGCGGCAGCTCGGCGCGCCAGTCCGAGGCCGCCAACGCCACCGCCGCCAGCGTGGAGCAGTTGTCGGTCAGCGTCAGCCACATCGCGGAATCGGCGCGAGTGGCGGAGCAGCGCGCGCGCGAGGCCGATACGCTGTCCAGCGAGGCTTCGGCCAATGTCGACGCCACCGTGCGCGAGATCGGCCGCATTTCGCAGACGGTGCGCGAGCTGGCCGAGGTGCTGAGCGGCATGCAGCAGCGCTCGGACCAGATCAGCGGCATCGTGTCGGTGATCCGCGACATCGCCGACCAGACCAATCTCTTGGCGCTGAACGCGGCGATCGAGGCGGCGCGCGCCGGCGAGATGGGCCGCGGCTTCGCGGTGGTGGCGGACGAAGTGCGCAAGCTGGCCGAGCGCACCGCTCAGGCCACGCTGGAAATCTCCGGCGTGATCCAGACCATGCAGCAGGACACCACCAAGGCCTCCGACAGCATGGACGGCGCGCTGCGCCAAGTGGACCAGGGGGTGAAGCTGGCCGAGGAATCGGCGCAATCGATCCAGCAGATCAGCGGCCACGCCCAGCAAGTGGTGGAATCCGTGGGCGACATCGCCGCCTCCACCTCCGAACAGTCCAGCGCCAGCCAGGAAATCGCCCGCCACATCGAAAACATTCACGGCATGTTGCTGCAAACCGACGAATCCATCAGCCAGGCGCAGCAGGCCACCACTTTGTTGGCGCGCCTGGGCGAGGAGCTGGATTCCCTGATTGGAAAATTCAAGCTGTAG
- a CDS encoding nucleotidyltransferase domain-containing protein, with product MSMEACTRPDHAERPAEAARRLVLARLEQVEASHGVRILYAAEGGSRCWGYAAPDSDYDVRFVYLHPEAWYETGDRRDVIELPLADGLDISGWELRKALRLSLGGNAALLEWLASPQVYRQHPAACRVLRDLGPEHFAGEAAYWHYLSVARKNYRGRKLEQQLRLKKYLYVLRPLLAAQWVKTRRGMPPLALAELVAGTLDDVRLRDELAGLLALKTAGGAPEYGPATPGLQDYIDEAMRDYEAAARPSRYSDWARADALLEQVRLACGV from the coding sequence ATGTCGATGGAAGCATGCACCCGCCCGGACCATGCCGAGCGCCCGGCGGAGGCCGCGCGGCGGCTGGTGCTGGCGCGCTTGGAGCAAGTGGAGGCGAGCCACGGCGTGCGCATCCTTTACGCGGCCGAAGGCGGCAGCCGCTGCTGGGGCTACGCCGCGCCGGACAGCGATTACGATGTGCGCTTCGTCTACCTGCATCCGGAAGCGTGGTACGAGACCGGCGACCGGCGCGACGTGATCGAACTGCCGCTGGCCGACGGGCTGGACATCAGCGGCTGGGAGCTGCGCAAGGCGCTGCGGCTGAGCCTGGGCGGCAACGCCGCGCTGCTGGAGTGGCTGGCCTCGCCGCAGGTCTACCGCCAGCACCCGGCGGCCTGCCGGGTCTTGCGGGATCTGGGGCCGGAGCACTTCGCCGGCGAGGCGGCCTATTGGCATTATCTGTCCGTAGCGCGCAAGAACTACCGCGGCCGCAAGCTCGAGCAACAACTGCGACTGAAAAAATACCTGTACGTGCTGCGGCCCTTGCTGGCGGCGCAATGGGTGAAGACGCGGCGCGGCATGCCGCCGCTGGCGCTGGCGGAATTGGTCGCTGGGACTTTGGACGATGTCCGGCTGCGCGATGAGCTGGCCGGCTTGCTGGCCTTGAAAACCGCCGGCGGCGCGCCGGAGTACGGCCCGGCCACGCCGGGCCTGCAAGACTATATCGATGAGGCCATGCGGGATTACGAGGCCGCGGCGCGCCCGAGCCGCTACAGCGACTGGGCGCGGGCGGACGCATTGCTGGAGCAAGTACGCCTGGCCTGCGGCGTTTGA
- a CDS encoding MBL fold metallo-hydrolase yields MSLHFHVIPVTPFAQNCSILWCDASGRAAVVDAGGDIERIADWTARQNLTVEKLLLTHGHIDHAGGAARLAEQLGVKIEGPQRAESFWLDQLPQQGHMFGFPRSEALTPDRWLEEGDTVSVGEESLNVIHCPGHTPGHVVFHSPSARLLIAGDVLFQGSIGRTDFPMGNHQQLIDAIQQKLFLLPDDTTVVPGHGPLTTLGEEKRSNPYVANPRYR; encoded by the coding sequence ATGTCCCTGCATTTCCACGTGATTCCGGTCACGCCGTTTGCCCAGAACTGTTCCATCCTGTGGTGCGACGCCAGCGGCCGCGCCGCGGTGGTGGACGCCGGCGGCGATATCGAACGCATCGCCGACTGGACCGCCCGCCAGAACCTGACGGTGGAAAAACTGCTGCTGACCCACGGCCATATCGACCACGCCGGCGGCGCCGCGCGCCTGGCCGAGCAACTGGGCGTCAAGATAGAAGGCCCGCAGCGCGCGGAAAGCTTCTGGCTGGACCAGTTGCCGCAGCAAGGCCATATGTTCGGCTTTCCGCGCAGCGAGGCGCTGACGCCGGACCGCTGGCTGGAGGAAGGCGACACTGTCAGCGTGGGCGAGGAAAGCCTGAACGTGATCCACTGCCCCGGCCACACCCCCGGCCATGTGGTGTTTCACAGCCCAAGCGCGCGGCTGCTGATCGCCGGCGACGTGCTGTTCCAGGGCTCGATCGGCCGCACCGACTTTCCAATGGGCAATCACCAGCAACTGATCGACGCCATCCAGCAAAAGCTGTTCCTGCTGCCGGACGACACCACGGTGGTGCCGGGCCACGGCCCTTTGACCACCTTGGGCGAGGAAAAGCGCAGCAACCCCTATGTGGCCAACCCTCGCTACCGCTGA
- a CDS encoding tail fiber assembly protein — protein sequence MLMIAKLPNGMINVPADQLAELDVDAATASQLIRAAKLELLRIERDRLLAASDKTQLPDAPYSAEQRTAWQAYRKQLRDMPESVPDLDHVVWPALPA from the coding sequence ATGCTGATGATTGCCAAACTGCCTAACGGCATGATCAATGTGCCCGCCGACCAACTGGCCGAACTAGACGTCGACGCGGCCACTGCGAGCCAGCTGATTCGCGCAGCCAAGTTGGAGCTGCTGCGTATTGAGCGTGACCGCCTGCTAGCCGCGTCCGACAAAACCCAGTTGCCGGACGCGCCGTACAGCGCCGAGCAGCGGACCGCCTGGCAGGCCTACCGCAAGCAACTGCGGGATATGCCCGAGTCCGTGCCGGACCTTGACCATGTAGTGTGGCCGGCTCTCCCGGCCTGA